One stretch of Treponema sp. J25 DNA includes these proteins:
- a CDS encoding nucleoside-diphosphate kinase, whose translation MDQSLSYVLVTPYTIAKSRTGGVIARLLTRLDLELVGAQMIAPDENFVKEYAALIRSQHDPANPRAANLLANYIEKNLGPSGGRRHRSLLLLFRGNDACKKLSDICGALYAENLGIESITGETIRDTYADLITDPENPERVIYFEPAVLTPHNQKWAHEDLKLFARFLPDQPNIIENYVHPDPSKIERTLVILKPDNWKYNSSRPGTIIDMFSRTGLRIVSVKVHRFSIAEALEFYGPVKEALKTKLSPVFGKKARELLEQEFNLSLSPETEKALTESFGVEYAADQFEQIVEFMSGKKPSACPVEEMHHPGSVKCMILVYEGVQAVQKIRDVLGPTDPLKAPMGTVRREFGSNVMVNTAHASDSVENARREMAIVKIEKNTCADVIKAYLEMIHK comes from the coding sequence ATGGATCAGAGTTTATCCTACGTCCTCGTAACCCCCTACACCATCGCAAAAAGCCGGACCGGTGGGGTAATAGCCCGTCTTCTTACTCGACTGGATCTCGAACTGGTGGGAGCCCAGATGATAGCCCCCGATGAGAATTTCGTTAAAGAATACGCGGCCCTTATCCGCAGTCAGCATGATCCGGCAAATCCTCGAGCCGCTAACCTGCTTGCTAATTATATCGAAAAAAATCTGGGCCCCTCTGGAGGCAGACGGCATCGTTCACTTCTTTTATTGTTTCGAGGGAATGATGCCTGCAAAAAGTTATCCGATATCTGCGGGGCCCTCTACGCAGAGAATCTGGGAATCGAGTCTATCACGGGGGAAACTATCCGGGATACCTATGCGGATCTTATCACGGATCCCGAGAATCCAGAACGGGTTATCTACTTTGAACCGGCGGTGCTTACCCCCCACAATCAGAAATGGGCCCACGAGGATCTTAAACTCTTTGCCCGGTTTTTGCCGGATCAACCTAACATAATTGAAAACTACGTCCACCCCGATCCTTCTAAGATAGAGCGAACCCTGGTGATCCTTAAACCGGACAACTGGAAGTACAATTCTTCCCGTCCAGGAACTATCATCGACATGTTCTCCCGAACGGGCTTACGAATAGTGAGCGTCAAGGTCCATCGTTTTTCTATTGCCGAAGCCCTTGAATTTTACGGTCCGGTAAAGGAAGCCCTTAAAACAAAACTGAGCCCCGTTTTCGGAAAAAAGGCCCGGGAATTGCTAGAACAGGAGTTTAACCTTAGCCTTTCACCGGAAACCGAAAAGGCCCTTACCGAAAGTTTCGGTGTAGAATATGCGGCAGACCAATTCGAACAAATCGTCGAATTCATGTCGGGGAAAAAACCAAGTGCCTGCCCCGTCGAGGAAATGCATCACCCCGGTTCTGTAAAATGTATGATTCTGGTGTACGAAGGGGTTCAGGCGGTGCAAAAGATTCGGGATGTGCTGGGCCCCACGGATCCTTTAAAGGCCCCCATGGGAACCGTCCGACGGGAATTCGGGAGCAACGTGATGGTAAATACCGCCCACGCCTCCGATTCAGTAGAAAACGCCCGCCGGGAAATGGCAATCGTGAAAATCGAGAAAAACACCTGTGCGGATGTTATCAAAGCCTATCTTGAAATGATACACAAGTAA